A region of the Arachis hypogaea cultivar Tifrunner chromosome 15, arahy.Tifrunner.gnm2.J5K5, whole genome shotgun sequence genome:
CTGTTTTCTTCCCTAagcactatataattgtttcaccgtaattaagatttcggttcaccataactaagatttcggttcaccgtgagtactgtgttcggttcattttGCACTAtttaaaactcttcttcctcaccttctactgcttcttcaacagagagaaggaggaaaagacaaaaaaatacagcagcaataacaacaaaagaatgacgatagggtttcagggtttagggttttagggtttagggtttgtgggttCAGGATAcaggggttcagtgtgtttcaaACTTTTGGTTCGTCCCGTGTATTAATTTTGGTTCACCGTATtcatggttgagggtttagggtttaagggtctagggtttagggttcagggttcaggattttaggggtttaggatttacggtagggttcagggtttagggtttagggtttagcatttagggtttagagttcagtgttcagggttcggattcagggtttatggtttagcgtttagggtccaaagttcagagttcagggttctggttttagtgtttagggtttaagatttatggtttagtgtttaggggttCATAATTTTTGGGTAAACaggagagcgatttggattactcttttgaaacgaatcaaactaacAAAGTTttgattattcaattttgaatcgaattgaatggaatgcaattgctaatttgaattgaattaaatggacggaggtgtactaaattgaattgaattgaattgataatatgtgaATTGTAGATAGagttatttaaatttgattttatataatggattatgtttcgttcactcagtactatacaattgtattgttTTCAGTTCACCATGAGTATTGTATTCGGTTCACTATGAGTACTGTGTTCAGTTCattctgcagaaagctgtttaaatttgattttatataatggattatgtttcgttcactcagtactatacaattgtattgttTTCGGTTCACCGTAACtaagatttcggttcaccatgagtactgtatttggttcattctgcactattcCAAACTCTTCTTTCTCACCTTCTACTACTTCCTCACCatagagagaaggaggaaaagacaaaaaaaaatagtggcaacaacaacaaaagaatgacgataaggagaaaatatgtgaagaagaaggaacgcgaaaaaaggaggagaaggaggaacgcgaagaagaaggcgaagaaTAAGAAGACGCTCTGGTCGTAAACgagcgtgagaagaagaagaagcgcgggagaaaaagaagaagcgtGAGGGAAAAGAAGCGTTGGATGATTTCGTGTGTATTGAACGCGTGTATTTCACGTTTCATTTAAtggtattcaatttttttatgttgGACCAACTTAGTTACATGATTACATGAACGTGTAGTATCCCCAATTATTTATATGAATCAATATcgttaaaattaaaacttgattCGAGTCTATTTTCAGTCTAACTACAACAGAAATAAACTTACCTAAAAATATGTGCATGTATTCTGAAATACGTGCAATCCAGATGCATATTTATACATGATGACGTGTATACTcaaatttaatcagcaattaattatatataaatatataataactaatttaatatctaaaatatatttgtttttcatgtgcatgaAGTGAAGTAGCCGAAACACGAGGGTTCTGGACTTCTAGTGTGTGTATGAATGTATGTATGTCAAATTGGTAAAACACAAACGCGTCAGGCTGCGATTCAGTATTGTGTTGTGTTCTGGAATAACATGCAAACTttacaaatcaaaataaatttatttaatattttccttgTTCAACGCAGGAGACACGGTAAGAGCTATTTTATAAAACGGAAAGTCTAAATTGGCTTCCTTCCCTGGCCCACCCTATGCCAGGACCCACTCTCCTATATTTTTCTAACTGTAATTTTGGatagttttaatttgtttaattattattttaatatttaagtgagtaaaattttaaatttatttgttgtttttaaaatattaaaaaataaaggttttaaaattttctttttatttataaattaaaaaatataagtcaatactctaattatttttttcctaATACTTCTTACCTTCAATATTATAGTAgactatattttttgttttgaattatttcaacaatattagtttttaattacttttaaaatattttaatatttaatcttttttgttttgtttttcctttttcacaGTGGAAAGCGAGAAGGTGAATTACTAGCCTAAGAATTAAGATCCTAAGCTTACTCCGGTTGGCAGGTAACTAATAGTCAAATAGTCAATTTTCAAGagtgtttattaaaattattaattaaatttttttataacaaattgtgtaaaatttaatttttaatgtaattattatatatttattaaaaaaatatttaaaattttttactaacagtaattaatttatattttaaaaatacatattagtcTAAGTATGAAACAATCAACTTGGATTGGTCGAGTAATTAACTCACCCGTCCATTTAAACAAGTGTCGATataaaataaattacttaaatactaTTAAATGTTGagttaattttacaaaattatcttttttattgaaataatttaCCTTTTATAGTTAAAAATGCGAGTGCattcaacttttttttataattgaaaatgctaatttattctttaatggttatttttatatttggttTCCAGTCCTAACCAGCTAGGTTAACACCTCATGACCTTGTCATCAACATAAAGTGCCCCTAACAACTAAAGTAGtactaataagtaataataatttcaaaaagataacaacaattaattgatacttgataatatatatttacatattattattaataattaaaatctaAATCTAGCTCTTTTTTAATTGGAATAATTGGTGTTAAGGAGAAGAGACTTTTCACGTTTTTTCGTACGAAATTGGTTTGTGCTGCAAAACAAAAAGTAGAGACGAAAAGTAACGCTTTtgtttaattaattcaaatttatatGGACTCAGTAGCCTCCaccttattttaattttcttttcttcttctctagtCTCCAgatcccaaaaaaaaaatctacaaccaccaccatcatcatcatcatcatcatcataatcataatcataacgCTCCTCTCTATAGTTTAGTTTACACACTTTGAAGCACTGCTACttacaatttaattaaaattcagtGATGCTGCTGTTGTGATtttggaggagagagagagagagagagagagagagagagagagaaaagaggctGCTTTGCTTTCTGAATCTAAGCCAATCACTGAAGCAGTAAGTAATACAATAAACCcccttttctgtttttttatttttatttttatgtttcatCATTGTTTTCACTTTATGATTACGACTCTCTTTGTTTTCCTTTTTAGAACACCATTATTTGTAGTATAAAGTGGTTAATTATTCATCTGATGTATAGCTTACAAAAGAAAAAATCTCAACTTTATTGCTCCTCTTGCATACACTGCAAAGGAAGGGAAATCATAGTGTGTGCTTTCTGAATTTTGTCATGTGTACAACAAGATGGGTTaaaccttttttttattattattctctatGTCAGGTTTGATTAATGATTATTAGTTTGAAATATGAATAATTTCCCAGTTGTTCATAAATCTCCTTCCTTTCCTTAGGTAATTTGCATCAAGGAGGAAAATTTTAGTTTTTGGTTTCTTTTCCCCTTCATCATTGAAGATGAAAATTTGGAGTTGACTTTGGACATTTAGTCTTTTGCAAAGGAATCTCAGAGGAACACAAGAAGGATTTGAGTAGATGTTAGGTTTAATTTAACGAGTGTCACTCTTAAGATTCGATGGAATTAATATCATAGCATGCAGTGTCTGAATATGATTTCTATAAAGTTTGATCCAATGGTAGGATTGTTTAATTAGCAAAatctttgtttagtttatttacTATAAACTTCAAGGGATATGGATGATATTCTTGTAATCTGCTTTATTTGGTCCAGTTGTGAAAAgaaagttaaaaaattattttgtagcaAATGTAATCAAGAATCTAAAGTTTAGAGCACACCAGAGAGATATAGCTGACACGGAAACTGAATATCATACTTTAGTTCTGGAACTCTTTAGCTGATATATTATAGTTTAATATGAAAAGATACTTTCCACAAGGCTGCTATTTGTTGTTTGAGAACTGAGAATGTTTTTTTATTCATAACAGGGTTAAATGGTTGGTTCATAAAGGGGAAAGATCTTTCATTGATTATCTATCTGCTTTGTACATCTAAGAAACCATTCAAGTGCAGAGTTGAATAAGGCGCTAGAGAGGATTGGTGAAAATTAAGCATAATTATGGGGTCCTTTAAGGGTCATGCATTGCCAGGGACATTGTTCTTTCTAGTTGGGGTGTGGCATATATGGGGTTCTGTGGTGAGATATATTAAAAATCCGAAGACATTTCGAGTCCAGGTGTGGAATCCTGTGCCAGGGTTCGACGGGAGGCTGAAGTACTTGGAGCTCTATGTTATCTCAATTGGTTCTTTCATTGATTTGTGCATTGAGTTCTTGTATTCAACACACCTCAAGTTCTTTGTTAATGGAGTCCTCAATCCCTCTCACATGAATAACTTCGAGCATTCTGGAATGCTTCTTATGTTTTTTATCTTCAGTGTTGTTGTCCTGCTTACAGAAAAGACAAGGTTAGTTTCCCTAAATTCTCTCTTTCCCAAGGTCTAGTGCTTAATCAAATaggagaaatttaaattgttatcTATCATTGAAGAATTAAGACTGTTAACTCGAAATTACTGAGTTCATTTCAGTGCCAAATCAGGCTGTGAGATGTTAAATATAAACTTTAAATCTCAAGATGAGTATTGTAGCTTCTGATAATTGTTAATTAAATGAGAATTCTCGTGGATTGAGTGATTGACCATATTTCATTCTATGTGTTCACTAGATATGCATATTAAAGAAACCTAGAGTAGCCTACAAGGTGTAACATGTCACTTCATGCTTCTACATAAATGATGCATCCTTTGTTCCTTGAGGCAAAATATGTTTCACATACACAATTTTCATAGATAGAAGAATGAGATGTTAGATTTGCTCACAAATTCTGATTCACTCAGTCAATCATTATTTGGGGGGAATTAGATGCTATGATAATTCATAAAGATCTATCTGCAAGGTCCTCAAGGAAAAGTTATCTtatcaataaattattaatataaaaaatagacaATAGTACAACAAATTTCAATCTAACAATCATGAGAAGTTAGCTGAATAAGAAAGGAAACCTTGTCTCATCACTATCATAACTCACAAGGGATTTGATGGATACTTCATGCACAATCTCATTAACTACGAAGCATTAGTTGAATATTATTGCAATTAAGAATCTGAATATACCTTGTTAACCATCTCCCCCCTCTGCAATATTTTCCTATACAGATTTTTACCCCTGCCGGAAGGAGCTCTTTGTTTGATTGCTGCCACAGCATTCTCCGCCGAGTATCTCCTCTTCTACTTCCACTCAACAACACACAAGGGCCTTGAAGGTTACTACCACCTCCTCCTAGTCCTCCTCATAGGCCTATGCATCCTATCTTCGATTGCCGGAGCCCTTATGCCGACTAGCTTCCCCGTTGACTTAACCAATGGCATCTCCATAGCTCTCCAAGGCATATGGTTCTATCAGACCGCCATTGTTCTCTACGGCCCCATGATGCCAGATGGTTGTAAGCTTAAGAACGATGCAATAACATGTCATTCAAATGATAGCGAGCTACGGGGCGAATTGCTTGCTAATTTTCAGCTCTTTGTTGCTGTACTTGTGGTCCTTATCGGAACTTTAGTATCATATGGCTATGCAGCTTCAAGATATGGAAATTCTCAAGTCAAAGGCATGAACATAGCACAAGCTGAAGTAGTAAATCAAGAATGAAGTATAATTACTGTAGGGTATGCTAGTTTTGGTTCCATTTTTTAATTAGTGACAGTGGAACATGTTGTTAGCCTAGTTTATTGTACAACACGtatattaaattgaataaaagGTGCACAATTCTTTTGGTGAGATTTCTTTGTAACAAGTAAGGAAAGAAAATGATTGCAAAATGAGTTTGGTTTTTGGTCCTTATTTattgagaaagaaagaaaaaagggtcCCATGGATCATAATTCTCATGTATCTTTTGTTTTGGTTTGCACTGAACTCATGTTACAAAGTAGCAGAGAATCATGATTAGGACAAAATAACATGGAAGCAAAAAGGTGGGGTCACTATAACTTGGTTGATTTGATGAGTTACTTGCTACGTTTCATGTTATCATGTGATGTGTGTTTAGAGCAAATGCAACAAAACAGCTCCAtcatttcatttcattgtaatgaGTACACTGCAGATTGGCCATGAAACTTCTTTTTTTGTCTCAGAAAAGTTCTATTTCCACAACCACATTAAGTATGgattttttataaaatgaattgattatttactgatatatgtttttttagataaaagtaaatacaaatcacaatttttgaataaaattgaatcagatggaaaattaaaaatcaaaccgATAGCATTCAAGTCATAACAAATATCGATTTTACCTTCCAAATCGTACTACAGTCTTGTGTCAACCAATGAGATATGTGTAATAATATCTTCTTGGCATTCTCAATGAAATGGTAACAAATAtaaatagttttaaaaaatatatatatcaagaaataatcaatttattttattgattaaaaagATCCCATTAACTATACTTGAAAATTATACTAAAAGCAAGAGAGAATAATAAAATCAGAGCATTTTCTCTTGTTTTTAGTATAGTTGCTGAATAAAGTCttagaaattatattatttttctctattttaagAAAAGGACAATAATTAACAGTTAAACAAAAAAATCCAACTCTTTTTGGAAAACTTAAAGAATCATTAAATTCTTGGCATAAAAAGTAGTAATTTGCAAGTTACACTCTGCCATGATCCATGAAGGTTTCAGTCCCATTTCATAGATTGTACAATTTGAAGGATTGCATGCCATCAATCATTTGCAATTTGCATCAGTGTTCATTTAAGGAACAACCATAAACATATTACCCATTCCACTTCTAAAGTTTGATATTTTATCAAATCAAATCGACCCACTATCTACATTATAGACATTTCCACATTCCTATTTGCTCAAATATGAAAAAGATAGAGCAAGAAActtttgaatattaattttagAATGGGGCTGCATGGTGCCCCAGCTCATCTATACACAACAATACTTTGcatgaatggtataaagggaaatTAGTTTATAGCCCCAATCAAATCTAAACATAAATAAATACAAGTATTTCTTGAGTCAGATATTAAATAGCATTATTTATGTTAAGACTGATACATTAGTTGAACTTTATAGGATATGATTTTTCACACCAAGTTGGATCTCAATCCAATTTATCTAATATGGAATAATGATTGTTTCTATAAGCTCCTGCAGGGGAGCCAGCTCCTTCTTGTCAATCAGACCAAACTCCTGCAAAGGCAAATCATAATGAATTTAATTTCGATTAAGTGTACAAATTTTCAACTTCGTTGTTTTAAATAACTATTTAAGTAGTGGATACGAAAAGTATTTATTTTTGCTGATATGACGATACATTATTAGATATCTATGTAAAACACTTTTGAAGTGACAGTGTAAGCAAAGTTAATCCCAAAAATTCAAGAATGCCAAAGAACTTAATTCATTTCGCATGCAGCATCTTGCAAGAGTTATGTGAGACTTACACAGGTAAAGAGTATAAAATGCTTGAAGCATGTGTTGAGGTGTGCCTCTTCTTTGAGGCTCACAATTTTCTGAAAGTGAGAATGATATATGTGAGCATACACACGGAACAAGCGCTTGAATATCGTCTTCACAACTTCCTTAAAGTTTGGTGGAAATGGCGAACCTGCAATGGTTCCACTTACATTACGGGATATGATACAAAAAATGAAATGATGGCTGATGAAAGAGTCTAATAATTttcaagaaagaggaaaaataATCCTTTACCAAGCTTTTGTGGGAATATGGATTCGTCGTCAAGCTGACCTTCAATCCAATCCATTAGATATTCTACATATTTCGGCGCAGAAACCTCGATAGGTTTCTTGATTTGTACACCATCTGCCCATCTATACTCATACCTAAAGTAAACATGTTAACATAGACAACATTAGAGATACAATTATACAAATAAATGAATTTCTAACAATGATGAAATACTTTTCTGATTTTTCTGATAAAGACGGCGCAAACAACGAAACCAATCAGTTAATTAAGCCATACTTGGGTCCTGCAGACATTGTACGGCAATTCTCTGGAGTACAAAACTCTGTGAGGGTACCATAAAGCAGATTCACCTGGTTGAAGAAATCAACAGCTGAAGTGTGGAATACAAGAGAGAAAAAGTGCTAGATTAGCGCATTTCAGAATTGTACAAATAAACATATTTAGGGAAACTAGAGAGCGAAACATAGAAGAACAATAAATTACTATTAACGGCAAGCCACTCATTTAAATCTTCCCCGGGAGGCAGCTTTACGGCTTCCCTCAGATTTCCACTTCCTAATGTGGCATCAATATGCTTTCTAAGCTGAGCTCCCTGCAAtaataaaaagacaaataaataattaacgtGGAAGCTGCCGGTATAACATACATGCATTCAATAGAGATATGGCAGAGACTTTGGAATACACATACATGCATTATGAAATAACATCGTAAATGATTAATATCGCGAATTCAAAATCAATGCTGTTAATGTAACCTTTATTTTTCTAAGATTATATGCATTGAGTAAACCATGTAAATTTATTTCTTACATCTCACTGACTCAAAAGGTACAGCAATCAAACATAAGCAAACAAACAGGTACAGCAATCAAAACCACGAGCGATAAAATATCTGAAAGATCCCTAAAGATTAAAAGAACGTAACCAACCTTACTTCCAGAAGGTGTACTCTTTTTTGGGCGGAATGTTCTCTGGTTCCGGCTGCAGAATAATTTGCTAGGTTAGCTAGAACATACAAACATAAGTAAGCAAGAGAATCAACCAAACTGAATAACTATAAACATTCACAAACATCTTTGCTAATTGTGATACGCATATCAGTATCATAAAACTGCACTGATACCACTACTTACAATTTCTCTACAGCTGCTAAGTAATTTATGTATAACGAGCTTGTTTGTAATTGAAAGGTTGATTCACGAATATTACGACCATGTGTGTAACTGACTGAGTGCTATTTGCTTTGTGAAAGGGATGTGATCAAATCTAAGATATTTTGAGCATAATTTAAAAGTGTCGGAAGACATGTTTGTTCATTGTCCTTCCAATGTTTTGGAAATCTTTCTGACGGAATTTAGAAACCAAAATTAGGGAGGGGCATCAAATTATATTTAGACAGAAAAGTCATAAGTGAAACTAGTAAAACAGAATTACTGTGTGAATATAAACATGATTTATGAATTGATAATATGAAGCCGTCTAATCTATATATAAGACCCAACCTAATGGTTCAAGGTGAAGTCCTCATTGTattagattcaaataaaatagttagATATGAGATTCTGCAAGTTAATGTAGGAGCACAACACTCTCTATTCCTTCCTAAACTTAATTAATGAATAGAAAGAAAGTTCTTCACCAAGACAAATCCAATCTTATGTCAGTCAATAATCTAAAGTTCTTCATCCATATCATATGCGAGCAATGAGCAAGCTTAGCCATCTTGATCtaatatatatttgaaaaattaaGCAAAAGCGGGATACTGTCTCAGACTTAGAGGTAATCATTACTACCAAAAGTCCAAAATCTAGATTCATCCTACAGTTGGCAATACCTGCTTTAAACTCAATCCGAAATTAAACCTCGAAAATAGGAGATATAACTCCATAAACTACATGATGAACATAATAAGTAGCTAATCAATGTCACATGCAACTAGAAGTTTACCCTTCTTTCAGAATGCTTTCAACTTGCTCTTCTAAATTATCAACATGATCCTAAAAAATATCATATCAAATGAAACTTACAAAGGGGGAGAATCATAGAAAATTCTTATCCTCAAATTATTaagtattaattaattactaatcaaTTTGAGTTTCAACTTCAACCCAGCTTTATATGCTGAATGGGATAATTGAAATAGTATATTGATCGAGTAACCACATATGATCAATCGATAACATCATTGTACTAATCACTAACTTTCCTTTCTATTACCAATTTACCATTCATCTTTTCAAGAGTCACCCAAACATCTAAATTATGGTAGACCTGAACATCACCATGATTTTCATACCAAATATTGAAACACAAGCAACCCCATTTGAGTTTAAAACAGATCAGATCAAAGAAGAGCCTAAAGCAATTAATCACAAGGATGGTTcgtacaaagaagaaaaaaaactttAGAGATTGAACACTTTTGAGATTAAAAATTGAAGCTTTTTTGCACACTAACCTTCCCAAACCGAATAGGCTCATGGCTGGGGTgtctgtgagagagagagagagaggaggaagacGCGCGTTGAAGGGAGCTCAATTTTTGTTTCTGAGAGTGATGGAATGAAAAAAGTTTCCGACTTTAAATTtggaatattataattattattttatattcagCAGTGGTTTTACTGAATAACCCATGCATATACTTTTATTCCCATTCAAATCCTCGGGTGCTGACGTATGGGTGATgtgatttttcatttttcatattttagatTCTAAAATAACAAGTTTAATACTAGTTCTAAGAATGTGAGCATAGGGAAGAAATTTAAATGCCACTTTGGGGTAAAATTCTCAAATATGAGGTttcatttgaaattttttttaaatatggttTGGTGAGTAAAaatgtaaaaaacaaaaaaaaacgttTGAGACGAATTACAAATAGATACAATATCACAAATAAATtgtaatacttttttatttttttaaaatacaattcATCgaggataaattttttttaattattttcttagaAAACGTAGATCTTTTAAATATctgcaaatattttttaaaaattttaaaaaataaaaaaatataatagaatataataattataaaataatcaattcaatataattaaacataattcatattatatttattataaaaaataacatttcaaaacaaaaatataaaaacgtattttaacataataacaatataattttttGGGGTGATACTAAGTGACGCAATGACAAACTTAAAAGGTTAAAAAAGTAAgttagagaaagagaaaaaatcaAGACTGATAATGAGTCtcgaagaagagaaaaagattcAAATTGGAGGCAAGAATTAGGAttacaaaaattaagaaatatatttatgtatatataaattaagataaataaataattttatattcgtgTATATTTAATGGGTCTCATGGAACTGTTATTTATGTCTCTGTCTTATTCATTTCATGTGGGTAGGTCATGGAGATTTTACAGATTTTCATTTAGTCCTAATAAGGCGAAAAGACCCAATTAAAAGGGTGACCTCTACCGCATACCCGACCTCTTTAGGGAGGTCGGATTCGACAGAAACATGTTTACTCACGTAAGTAACTACCTTCGTAAATCTCTcacccacttctagaagagagatctcaacaaccctaagataaatgACAGTTATCCACTATCAGAAGTGAAACTACTTCAGCGTGGTTATTGACTCAtctcctataaataccctgacacacTTGTGTACATTTAAGTCCCAATATATCTAAAACCTGTTTaac
Encoded here:
- the LOC112747493 gene encoding uncharacterized protein codes for the protein MGSFKGHALPGTLFFLVGVWHIWGSVVRYIKNPKTFRVQVWNPVPGFDGRLKYLELYVISIGSFIDLCIEFLYSTHLKFFVNGVLNPSHMNNFEHSGMLLMFFIFSVVVLLTEKTRFLPLPEGALCLIAATAFSAEYLLFYFHSTTHKGLEGYYHLLLVLLIGLCILSSIAGALMPTSFPVDLTNGISIALQGIWFYQTAIVLYGPMMPDGCKLKNDAITCHSNDSELRGELLANFQLFVAVLVVLIGTLVSYGYAASRYGNSQVKGMNIAQAEVVNQE
- the LOC112747494 gene encoding MOB kinase activator-like 1B, producing the protein MSLFGLGSRNQRTFRPKKSTPSGSKGAQLRKHIDATLGSGNLREAVKLPPGEDLNEWLAVNTVDFFNQVNLLYGTLTEFCTPENCRTMSAGPKYEYRWADGVQIKKPIEVSAPKYVEYLMDWIEGQLDDESIFPQKLGSPFPPNFKEVVKTIFKRLFRVYAHIYHSHFQKIVSLKEEAHLNTCFKHFILFTCEFGLIDKKELAPLQELIETIIIPY